The proteins below come from a single Oerskovia jenensis genomic window:
- a CDS encoding PTS transporter subunit EIIB: MSKAEQILKGLGGDANILDLEPCITRLRVEVEDPTLVDDKTLTNAGAIAVVRTGNAIQVIVGPEADNLASDIEDLR, encoded by the coding sequence ATGAGCAAGGCAGAGCAGATCCTCAAGGGCCTCGGCGGGGATGCCAACATCCTCGACCTCGAACCCTGCATCACGCGTCTGCGCGTGGAGGTCGAGGACCCCACGCTCGTCGACGACAAGACCCTCACCAATGCTGGTGCCATCGCGGTCGTCCGGACGGGCAACGCGATCCAGGTGATCGTCGGCCCGGAGGCCGACAACCTCGCCTCGGACATCGAGGACCTCCGTTGA
- a CDS encoding PTS transporter subunit EIIB, with translation MTAADAARAAAILAGLGGVSNIEEIDPCTTRLRSLVKDPSLVDVAALRAAGAFGVMTTGRVVQVVVGPQVDTIASDLADLM, from the coding sequence ATGACTGCAGCCGATGCAGCACGGGCCGCCGCGATACTCGCCGGCCTCGGCGGGGTGAGCAACATCGAGGAGATCGACCCCTGCACCACCCGACTGCGGTCGCTCGTCAAGGACCCCAGCCTCGTCGACGTGGCCGCCCTGCGCGCCGCCGGCGCCTTCGGGGTCATGACGACGGGCCGGGTGGTCCAGGTCGTCGTCGGCCCCCAGGTCGACACGATCGCCTCGGACCTCGCAGACCTCATGTGA
- a CDS encoding GntR family transcriptional regulator yields the protein MAATTQARAPKGGHKHQIVRAYLSDLIANELSVGDAVPSERVLTEKFGVSRMTVRQALDALVADGVLQREQGRGTFVAPQHTDFEMRLTTFGEEARRLGLVPSTQVIDSDTLAAGRVVAEALGIAPEDRVHYVERLRFADGTPMAVERAWVPVALAPDLLDNGVPDSLYGALRERGHSPTWGEDTIMAAEASAAEQAILAMTSVRAVLRAHRKTYSDDGACMYSQMCYRGDRYSVVVPLREARPTIVPRPAPAPELEAVPEAAPVPGSGTAEAAETA from the coding sequence GTGGCAGCGACGACGCAGGCCAGAGCACCTAAAGGTGGGCACAAGCACCAGATCGTGCGCGCCTACCTGAGCGACCTGATCGCGAACGAGCTGTCCGTCGGGGACGCCGTTCCCTCGGAGCGCGTGCTCACCGAGAAGTTCGGCGTCTCGCGCATGACGGTCCGCCAGGCTCTCGACGCCCTCGTGGCCGACGGCGTGCTGCAGCGCGAGCAGGGCCGCGGCACGTTCGTCGCTCCGCAGCACACCGACTTCGAGATGCGTCTGACGACGTTCGGCGAGGAGGCGCGACGGCTCGGCCTCGTGCCGAGCACCCAGGTCATCGACAGCGACACCCTCGCCGCGGGCCGGGTCGTCGCCGAGGCCCTCGGCATCGCTCCTGAGGACCGCGTGCACTACGTCGAGCGGCTGCGCTTCGCGGACGGCACGCCCATGGCCGTCGAGCGCGCATGGGTGCCGGTGGCGCTCGCCCCCGACCTGCTCGACAACGGTGTCCCCGACAGCCTGTACGGCGCGCTGCGCGAGCGCGGCCACTCCCCGACGTGGGGCGAGGACACGATCATGGCCGCCGAGGCCAGCGCCGCCGAGCAGGCGATCCTCGCCATGACGAGCGTCCGGGCCGTCCTGCGCGCGCACCGCAAGACCTACTCCGACGACGGCGCCTGCATGTACTCCCAGATGTGCTACCGGGGCGACCGGTACTCGGTCGTCGTCCCGCTCCGCGAGGCGCGGCCGACGATCGTGCCCCGACCCGCCCCCGCACCGGAGCTCGAGGCAGTGCCCGAGGCGGCGCCCGTGCCCGGGTCCGGCACGGCAGAGGCGGCCGAGACCGCATGA
- a CDS encoding PTS transporter subunit EIIC, whose product MTSVAETPKVKKGIPGFAQLQRVGRSLMLPIASLPAAALLLRLGQADMLGADGAAGTFPWLQPVADVFASAGNALFDNLALLFAVGVAVGYAKKADGSTGLAAVIGYLVFSGVSKALSPYVLGKPDTPAEWLAGANPDAVAAAGDGSFLDLVTAAITGPPKQDLINYGVLGGIVIGLTAAIMFQKYSRIKLPPYLAFFGGRRFVPIVTAGAAVLIAVVGALIYPWFDAGFTAIGEWVTGSAILGGFVYGTANRLLVPIGLHHLLNSLPWFQFGEYTDASGAVWNGDIPRFLHGDPTAGLFQTGFFPIFMFALPAAALAIIHTAKPKNRKLIGGIMGSAALVAFVTGVTEPLEFAFVYVAYPLYAIHAVLTGTSIALVNALGIKSGFGFSAGAIDYLLNFRIATMPLWIIVIGLGYAVIYYFLFRFVITKWNLRTPGREDDDDAIADPTADPVLVAEEKKAAEADLSPAELDARGADARGSGATADGGGGR is encoded by the coding sequence ATGACGTCCGTGGCCGAAACACCCAAGGTGAAGAAGGGGATTCCCGGCTTCGCCCAGCTGCAGAGGGTCGGTCGATCCCTCATGCTGCCCATCGCCTCCCTGCCCGCCGCAGCACTGCTGCTGCGCCTCGGTCAGGCCGACATGCTCGGTGCGGACGGCGCCGCGGGCACCTTCCCCTGGCTGCAGCCCGTCGCCGACGTGTTCGCGTCCGCCGGCAACGCGCTGTTCGACAATCTGGCGCTGCTCTTCGCGGTCGGTGTCGCGGTCGGCTACGCCAAGAAGGCCGACGGCTCGACGGGCCTGGCCGCAGTCATCGGCTATCTGGTCTTCAGCGGCGTGAGCAAGGCCCTCTCGCCGTATGTGCTCGGCAAGCCCGACACCCCCGCAGAATGGCTGGCAGGCGCCAACCCGGACGCCGTTGCCGCGGCAGGGGACGGGAGCTTCCTCGACCTCGTCACAGCGGCCATCACCGGGCCACCCAAGCAAGACCTCATCAACTACGGCGTCCTCGGCGGCATCGTCATCGGTCTCACCGCCGCGATCATGTTCCAGAAGTACAGCCGCATCAAGCTGCCTCCCTACCTGGCCTTCTTCGGCGGCCGTCGCTTCGTGCCGATCGTCACCGCGGGGGCCGCGGTCCTCATCGCCGTGGTCGGCGCACTCATCTACCCCTGGTTCGACGCGGGCTTCACTGCAATCGGAGAGTGGGTCACCGGTTCGGCGATCCTTGGCGGGTTCGTGTACGGCACGGCCAACCGACTGCTCGTCCCGATCGGCCTGCACCACCTGCTCAACTCGCTGCCCTGGTTCCAGTTCGGCGAGTACACCGATGCGAGCGGCGCTGTCTGGAACGGTGACATCCCGCGCTTCCTGCACGGCGACCCCACGGCCGGGCTGTTCCAGACCGGTTTCTTCCCGATCTTCATGTTCGCGCTCCCGGCGGCCGCGCTCGCGATCATCCACACCGCGAAGCCCAAGAACCGCAAGCTCATCGGCGGCATCATGGGCTCGGCCGCGCTCGTCGCGTTCGTCACCGGCGTGACCGAGCCCCTCGAGTTCGCGTTCGTGTACGTCGCCTACCCGCTCTACGCGATCCACGCGGTCCTCACGGGTACCTCTATCGCCCTGGTCAACGCCCTGGGGATCAAGTCTGGCTTCGGGTTCTCGGCCGGCGCGATCGACTATCTCCTGAACTTCCGGATCGCGACGATGCCCCTGTGGATCATCGTGATCGGCCTCGGGTACGCGGTCATCTACTACTTCCTGTTCCGGTTCGTCATCACCAAGTGGAACCTGCGCACGCCGGGCCGCGAGGACGACGACGATGCCATCGCCGACCCGACCGCCGACCCGGTCCTGGTCGCCGAGGAGAAGAAGGCGGCCGAGGCCGACCTGTCTCCCGCGGAGCTCGATGCCCGAGGGGCAGATGCCCGAGGCTCCGGGGCGACGGCCGACGGCGGAGGCGGCAGGTGA
- the ptsP gene encoding phosphoenolpyruvate--protein phosphotransferase, whose product MTSVLDGVGVSPGRGAGVVVTMPAPVPEPAAATLGPDADVEAAVAAIDDAVRSVQADLAARAARATGTAVEVLTVTAAMAADTTLSKESARKVRDERTTPERAVWEAAGDLAARLESLGGMMAERAHDVRDVRERIVAALTGRRAPGVPDLDHPFVLVATDLAPADTATLDPARVLAIVTSGGGPTSHTAILARSLGIPAVVATPRATELADGETVLVDGSQGTVERDPSPEDVARVLDRPRGPRAFDGQGRTADGVRVQLLANVADPAGAEAAVAAGAEGVGLFRTEFCFLGRTEEPGIDEQVAAYRAVLSAFGGRKVVVRTLDAGADKPLPFVTAEDEPNPALGVRGLRTAVRHPEVLARQLDAIAQAAAAEEADVWVMAPMVATPDEAQEFAAACRERGLATAGVMIEVPAAAIQSRWVLEQVDFASIGTNDLTQYTMAADRETADLAALSTPWQPAVLSLVGAACAGGAEHGRPVGVCGEAAADPALAPVLVGLGVTSLSMTPRALGDVAAVLAATTSEQCAELARVAVASPTAAAARDAVRARLPVLEELGL is encoded by the coding sequence GTGACCTCCGTCCTCGACGGTGTGGGCGTCAGCCCGGGACGGGGGGCCGGCGTCGTCGTGACGATGCCGGCCCCCGTGCCCGAGCCCGCCGCGGCGACGCTCGGGCCGGACGCGGACGTCGAGGCGGCGGTCGCCGCGATCGACGACGCGGTCCGCAGCGTCCAGGCTGACCTCGCGGCACGCGCCGCGAGGGCGACCGGTACCGCCGTCGAGGTCCTCACGGTCACGGCCGCCATGGCGGCCGACACCACGCTGTCCAAGGAGTCCGCGCGCAAGGTCCGCGACGAGCGGACCACCCCCGAGCGTGCGGTGTGGGAGGCGGCCGGCGACCTCGCGGCCCGCCTCGAGTCGCTCGGCGGCATGATGGCCGAGCGTGCGCACGACGTCCGCGACGTGCGCGAGCGCATCGTCGCGGCCCTCACGGGCCGTCGGGCGCCGGGGGTCCCGGACCTCGATCACCCGTTCGTGCTCGTCGCGACCGACCTCGCGCCGGCCGACACCGCGACGCTCGACCCCGCGCGGGTCCTCGCGATCGTCACGAGCGGGGGAGGCCCGACGTCGCACACCGCGATCCTGGCCCGCTCGCTCGGGATCCCCGCGGTCGTCGCGACCCCCCGGGCCACCGAGCTCGCGGACGGCGAGACCGTCCTGGTCGACGGTTCGCAGGGCACGGTCGAGCGTGACCCGTCGCCCGAGGACGTCGCCCGTGTGCTCGACCGCCCGCGCGGTCCGCGCGCGTTCGACGGTCAGGGCAGGACGGCCGACGGCGTGCGGGTCCAGCTCCTCGCCAACGTCGCGGACCCGGCCGGGGCCGAGGCTGCGGTGGCCGCAGGGGCGGAAGGAGTCGGTCTGTTCCGGACCGAGTTCTGCTTCCTGGGGCGTACCGAGGAGCCCGGGATCGACGAGCAGGTCGCGGCCTACCGCGCCGTGCTGAGCGCGTTCGGGGGCCGCAAGGTCGTCGTCCGCACGCTCGACGCGGGCGCCGACAAGCCCCTGCCGTTCGTCACGGCCGAGGACGAGCCCAACCCGGCGCTCGGCGTCCGTGGGCTGCGCACCGCAGTACGCCACCCCGAGGTCCTGGCGCGCCAGCTCGACGCGATCGCCCAGGCCGCTGCGGCCGAGGAGGCCGACGTGTGGGTCATGGCCCCCATGGTCGCGACCCCGGACGAGGCCCAGGAGTTCGCGGCAGCCTGCCGTGAGCGGGGCCTGGCGACCGCGGGCGTCATGATCGAGGTCCCCGCCGCGGCGATCCAGTCGCGCTGGGTCCTGGAGCAGGTCGACTTCGCGAGCATCGGCACGAACGACCTGACCCAGTACACGATGGCCGCGGACCGGGAGACGGCGGACCTCGCCGCGCTCTCGACGCCGTGGCAGCCCGCGGTGCTCTCCCTCGTGGGTGCCGCGTGCGCGGGCGGGGCCGAGCACGGCCGTCCGGTCGGCGTCTGCGGGGAGGCTGCGGCCGACCCGGCCCTGGCGCCGGTCCTCGTGGGCCTCGGGGTCACGTCGTTGTCGATGACGCCGCGCGCGCTCGGCGACGTCGCGGCCGTCCTGGCGGCGACGACGTCCGAGCAGTGCGCCGAGCTCGCGAGGGTCGCGGTGGCCTCGCCGACCGCTGCCGCCGCGCGAGACGCGGTCCGTGCGCGGCTGCCCGTGCTGGAGGAGCTGGGCCTCTAG
- a CDS encoding HPr family phosphocarrier protein yields the protein MERTVTVAIAEGLHARPAALFVAEAGKQPVAVTLTKEGAETVDAASILGVMTLGAAAGDQVVLATETDGAEAEAALDALAEFLGRETV from the coding sequence ATGGAACGAACCGTCACCGTCGCCATCGCCGAGGGACTCCACGCGCGCCCCGCGGCGCTGTTCGTGGCCGAGGCGGGCAAGCAGCCCGTCGCCGTGACCCTCACCAAGGAAGGCGCCGAGACCGTGGACGCCGCGAGCATCCTCGGGGTCATGACGCTCGGCGCGGCCGCCGGCGACCAGGTCGTGCTCGCGACGGAGACGGACGGCGCCGAGGCCGAAGCCGCCCTCGACGCGCTCGCCGAGTTCCTCGGGCGCGAGACGGTCTGA
- a CDS encoding sugar phosphate isomerase/epimerase family protein, producing MREATTPDAQPPVQGEARGGEAGTGEEPRIKVTLSSASVYPRKAPFAFEAAAHLGYDGMEVMVWSDTATQDAKALGKLSADVGVPIRSVHAPTLLVSQRVWGRLPGPKLERTVDLALELGAATVVVHPPFRWQGLYARGFADHVRELNAATGVTIAVENMYPWRGRKREVQAYLPGWDPTDHPYDKVTLDLSHAAVARQNSLDLLDVFGDRLAHVHLADGTDSMSDEHLVPGRGTQPCDKVLGELVRRGWEGDVVVEIATRRARTAAERYEDLAASLAFARTYLQPEPHAEYEPPPGHEHRHLDAW from the coding sequence ATGCGTGAAGCGACGACGCCCGACGCCCAGCCGCCCGTCCAGGGCGAGGCCCGAGGGGGTGAAGCAGGCACGGGCGAGGAGCCCCGGATCAAGGTCACGCTGTCGAGCGCCAGCGTCTACCCGCGCAAGGCGCCGTTCGCCTTCGAGGCCGCAGCCCACCTGGGCTACGACGGCATGGAGGTCATGGTCTGGTCGGACACGGCCACGCAGGACGCGAAGGCCCTGGGCAAGCTCTCGGCGGACGTCGGCGTCCCCATCCGCAGCGTGCACGCCCCGACGCTCCTCGTGAGCCAGCGTGTGTGGGGACGGCTGCCCGGCCCCAAGCTCGAACGGACCGTCGACCTCGCGCTCGAGCTGGGCGCGGCCACCGTGGTCGTGCACCCGCCGTTCCGCTGGCAGGGGCTGTACGCGCGCGGCTTCGCCGACCACGTGCGCGAGCTCAACGCCGCGACCGGCGTGACCATCGCCGTCGAGAACATGTACCCGTGGCGTGGTCGCAAGCGCGAGGTGCAGGCCTACCTCCCCGGCTGGGACCCCACCGACCACCCGTACGACAAGGTGACGCTCGACCTCTCGCACGCGGCCGTCGCACGCCAGAACAGCCTCGACCTGCTCGACGTGTTCGGTGACCGGCTCGCGCACGTCCACCTCGCCGACGGCACGGACTCGATGTCGGACGAGCACCTCGTCCCCGGGCGCGGCACGCAACCGTGCGACAAGGTGCTGGGGGAGCTCGTGCGCCGAGGCTGGGAGGGGGACGTCGTCGTCGAGATCGCGACGCGACGTGCCCGCACGGCCGCCGAGCGCTACGAGGACCTCGCCGCCTCGCTCGCGTTCGCGCGCACCTACCTCCAGCCCGAGCCGCACGCCGAGTACGAGCCGCCGCCCGGCCACGAGCACCGCCACCTGGACGCCTGGTAG
- a CDS encoding HdeD family acid-resistance protein, with protein sequence MPEQDDSLTGRTTKIARRLWGLAYLRGALFLVIGVVLFVAPDRGIQWLTWLVAAMAVLQGILFLVEAARQRKDGEGAVWRWVVGGLSIVVGLVLAFWPSASVTLVLRLVGIWALVAGVIGLVGALRARRTREPGWDWELATAALWVVFGVLVLVSPVTGLQTITVLLGLYLVVTGVVILVAAFAQSTAAKDAKAALAG encoded by the coding sequence ATGCCCGAGCAGGACGACTCCCTCACCGGACGCACCACCAAGATCGCCCGGCGCCTGTGGGGCCTGGCCTACCTGCGCGGCGCCCTGTTCCTCGTGATCGGCGTCGTGCTGTTCGTCGCGCCGGACCGCGGCATCCAGTGGCTCACGTGGCTCGTCGCGGCGATGGCCGTCCTCCAGGGGATCCTCTTCCTGGTCGAGGCCGCGCGGCAGCGCAAGGACGGCGAGGGCGCGGTCTGGCGCTGGGTCGTGGGCGGCCTGAGCATCGTCGTGGGTCTCGTCCTCGCGTTCTGGCCCTCGGCGAGCGTGACCCTCGTGCTGCGGCTCGTCGGCATCTGGGCGCTGGTCGCGGGGGTCATCGGCCTGGTCGGCGCGCTGCGTGCCCGCCGCACGCGCGAGCCCGGGTGGGACTGGGAGCTCGCGACGGCCGCGCTGTGGGTCGTGTTCGGCGTCCTGGTGCTCGTGAGCCCCGTGACCGGGCTGCAGACCATCACGGTGCTGCTGGGGCTGTACCTCGTGGTCACCGGGGTCGTGATCCTGGTGGCCGCGTTCGCGCAGAGCACGGCGGCGAAGGACGCCAAGGCGGCGCTGGCAGGCTGA
- a CDS encoding TetR/AcrR family transcriptional regulator: protein MASNTVAPVPSDGVDSARTSDSSVGTPVTAADGDGAPDPTDQVPRPPEVTRRLALLWDPPAPPTRGRKARLTLDEVVTAGIAVAQEVGLDALSMRRVAARLGMGAMSLYTYVPGRTELVDLMIDRAFAELDLPPADAPWRDGLSRYAREVWHLYQRHPWILQTNMWRLPLAPHVLDAQEAGLRTLVDTGLSAERVVEILGLVDAFVRGLARAAVAESVENDASGMSSDEYWTSMSSFWADWFDVERYPVMTRIWEAGGFHAPSDPFDASLDRLLDGVEMTIDRA from the coding sequence ATGGCCAGCAACACCGTCGCCCCGGTCCCCTCCGACGGGGTGGACTCCGCCCGGACCTCGGACTCATCGGTCGGCACCCCCGTCACGGCGGCCGACGGCGACGGCGCCCCGGACCCGACCGACCAGGTCCCCCGCCCCCCCGAGGTGACCCGGCGCCTCGCGCTCCTGTGGGACCCGCCCGCCCCGCCGACCCGCGGTCGCAAGGCGCGCCTGACGCTCGACGAGGTCGTGACCGCCGGGATCGCCGTCGCGCAGGAGGTCGGGCTCGACGCGCTCTCGATGCGCCGCGTGGCAGCCCGCCTGGGCATGGGCGCCATGTCGCTCTACACCTACGTCCCTGGTCGCACCGAGCTCGTCGACCTCATGATCGACCGCGCGTTCGCCGAGCTCGACCTGCCCCCGGCCGACGCCCCCTGGCGCGACGGGCTCTCGCGGTATGCGCGCGAGGTCTGGCACCTCTACCAGCGCCACCCCTGGATCCTCCAGACCAACATGTGGCGCCTGCCCCTCGCGCCGCACGTGCTCGACGCCCAGGAGGCCGGGCTGCGGACGCTCGTCGACACCGGGCTGTCCGCCGAGCGCGTCGTCGAGATCCTGGGTCTGGTCGACGCGTTCGTGCGCGGGCTCGCGCGCGCCGCCGTCGCCGAGTCCGTCGAGAACGACGCGAGCGGCATGAGCAGCGACGAGTACTGGACGTCGATGAGCAGCTTCTGGGCCGACTGGTTCGACGTCGAGCGCTACCCCGTCATGACGCGCATCTGGGAGGCGGGCGGTTTCCACGCGCCGAGCGACCCGTTCGACGCGTCGCTCGACCGGCTGCTCGACGGCGTCGAGATGACGATCGACCGGGCCTGA
- a CDS encoding ABC transporter ATP-binding protein — protein sequence MIHTEGLTKTFHRKKEVVEAVKGIDVDVREGELVAFLGPNGAGKSTTLRMLTSLLEPTSGRAEVAGFDVRTQPAEVRSRIGYIGQGNGGGFSYRVADELHNQGRFYGMAASEYQRRAADLLEALELDGLGKRTVQSLSGGQRRRLDVALGLMNHPPLLFLDEPTTGLDPHSRANLWEHIGALRERYGMTIVLTTHYLDEADSMAERVVVIDHGTIVADAPPAALKRDHADDVVTLVVSGTSASQGQVPDDVTRVRAALAPVVGSVGEADDGRLQATVGAGGDVTVTLSTAHGTDRLPEAIESLRVAGLSVRSAGLKQASLDDVFLNLTGRSLREEAA from the coding sequence ATGATCCACACCGAAGGGCTGACCAAGACCTTCCATCGCAAGAAGGAAGTGGTCGAGGCGGTCAAGGGCATCGACGTCGACGTCCGTGAGGGTGAGCTCGTCGCGTTCCTCGGCCCCAACGGCGCCGGCAAGTCCACGACCCTGCGCATGCTCACGAGCCTCCTCGAACCCACGTCGGGCCGGGCCGAGGTCGCCGGCTTCGACGTCCGCACCCAGCCCGCCGAGGTCCGGTCACGCATCGGGTACATCGGCCAGGGCAACGGGGGAGGGTTCTCGTACCGCGTCGCCGACGAGCTCCACAACCAGGGCCGCTTCTACGGCATGGCGGCCTCCGAGTACCAGCGCCGGGCCGCGGACCTCCTCGAGGCCCTCGAGCTCGACGGCCTCGGCAAGCGCACGGTCCAGAGCCTGTCGGGCGGACAGCGCCGCCGCCTCGACGTGGCGCTGGGCCTCATGAACCACCCGCCGCTGCTGTTCCTCGACGAGCCCACCACGGGCCTCGACCCGCACAGCCGCGCGAACCTCTGGGAGCACATCGGGGCGTTGCGCGAGCGGTACGGCATGACGATCGTGCTCACCACGCACTACCTCGACGAGGCCGACTCCATGGCCGAGCGCGTCGTCGTGATCGACCACGGCACGATCGTCGCCGACGCCCCGCCCGCCGCGCTCAAGCGCGACCACGCGGACGACGTCGTGACGCTCGTCGTCAGCGGGACGTCCGCGTCCCAGGGACAGGTGCCCGACGACGTCACGCGCGTCCGCGCAGCTCTCGCCCCGGTCGTGGGCTCGGTGGGCGAGGCCGACGACGGGAGGCTGCAGGCGACCGTCGGCGCCGGGGGAGACGTCACGGTGACCCTGTCCACGGCGCACGGCACCGACCGCCTGCCCGAGGCGATCGAGTCCCTGCGCGTCGCGGGGCTCTCGGTCCGGTCGGCCGGGCTCAAGCAGGCGAGCCTCGACGACGTGTTCCTCAACCTGACCGGTCGGAGCCTGCGCGAGGAGGCGGCGTGA
- a CDS encoding ABC transporter permease, whose translation MDEQTNPSQGVEPEVGQATGDRREANLGLDTRTAPQAAARQATDRRSDVGRSGAAKFLGDTWAVFTREILLVLRDPFTLIFSLLQPLIFLGLFGPLLTGAVGGGMGGPGGSTAATLQWFVPGVIVMISLFGTSMTGSNLLYEMMTGSYERVLATPLSRSAILVGRALKEFAPLVVQGLLIALVCIPFGFTFYPLHALAGLALLGLFGVGVGALSCALALAAKNREWLFWGVQQSLLFPLLILSGMMLPLEAGPSWMQTASKFNPLTYMVDAERALFGGTFASTTVLWGVVAAAVTCAVGLWVGIRRTRKSV comes from the coding sequence ATGGACGAGCAGACGAACCCGAGCCAGGGGGTCGAGCCCGAGGTCGGGCAGGCGACGGGGGACCGGCGAGAGGCGAACCTCGGGCTCGACACCCGGACCGCACCACAGGCCGCGGCGAGGCAGGCGACCGACCGGCGCTCCGACGTCGGGCGCTCGGGGGCCGCGAAGTTCCTCGGCGACACCTGGGCCGTCTTCACGCGCGAGATCCTCCTGGTCCTGCGCGACCCCTTCACCCTGATCTTCTCGCTGCTCCAGCCGCTGATCTTCCTGGGACTGTTCGGGCCGCTGCTGACCGGCGCCGTGGGCGGCGGCATGGGCGGGCCCGGCGGGTCCACCGCCGCGACCCTCCAGTGGTTCGTGCCCGGCGTGATCGTCATGATCTCCCTGTTCGGGACCTCCATGACCGGCTCCAACCTGCTCTACGAGATGATGACGGGCTCCTACGAGCGAGTCCTCGCGACCCCGCTGTCCCGGTCCGCGATCCTCGTGGGACGCGCGCTCAAGGAGTTCGCGCCGCTCGTGGTCCAGGGCCTGCTCATCGCGCTCGTGTGCATCCCGTTCGGGTTCACGTTCTACCCGCTGCACGCGCTCGCGGGGCTCGCCCTCCTGGGCCTGTTCGGGGTCGGCGTCGGGGCGCTTTCCTGCGCGCTCGCGCTCGCCGCGAAGAACCGCGAGTGGCTGTTCTGGGGTGTCCAGCAGTCGCTGCTGTTCCCGCTGCTCATCCTGTCGGGCATGATGCTGCCGCTCGAGGCCGGGCCGTCGTGGATGCAGACCGCGTCGAAGTTCAACCCCCTGACCTACATGGTCGACGCCGAGCGCGCCCTGTTCGGCGGGACGTTCGCGAGCACGACCGTCCTGTGGGGCGTCGTGGCCGCCGCGGTCACGTGCGCGGTCGGCCTGTGGGTCGGCATCCGTCGGACCAGGAAGTCGGTGTGA
- a CDS encoding dihydrofolate reductase family protein: MGRVTFDVGLSLDGFVAGPHQSLENPLGEGGEQLHRWMFEEPEVNTAALESVAAPTAFVMGRNMFAPGRGPWDAAWRGWWGDEPPYHAPVFVLTHHPRDPLVMEGGTTFFFVTDGIESALSQALAASRDGHVGIAGGASTMRAYLAAGLVDEFGLHVAPVLLGAGERLLDGLGGLRVEPGPVSSNHLVTHLSYRVVRGLVGE, encoded by the coding sequence GTGGGCAGGGTCACGTTCGACGTCGGGCTGTCCCTCGACGGGTTCGTCGCGGGACCGCACCAGTCCCTCGAGAACCCGCTCGGCGAGGGCGGCGAGCAGCTCCACCGGTGGATGTTCGAGGAACCCGAGGTCAACACGGCCGCGCTCGAGTCCGTCGCGGCCCCCACCGCGTTCGTCATGGGACGCAACATGTTCGCCCCCGGGCGCGGACCGTGGGACGCGGCCTGGCGAGGCTGGTGGGGCGACGAACCGCCGTACCACGCACCCGTGTTCGTGCTCACGCACCACCCGCGCGACCCCCTCGTCATGGAGGGCGGGACGACGTTCTTCTTCGTGACCGACGGGATCGAGTCCGCGCTGTCGCAGGCGCTCGCGGCGTCGCGGGACGGGCACGTCGGGATCGCGGGCGGCGCCTCGACCATGCGGGCATACCTCGCCGCGGGGCTCGTCGACGAGTTCGGGCTGCACGTCGCGCCCGTGCTCCTCGGGGCGGGTGAACGGCTGCTCGACGGGCTCGGCGGTCTGCGCGTCGAGCCCGGGCCCGTGAGCAGCAACCACCTCGTCACGCACCTGTCGTACCGCGTGGTGCGGGGGCTCGTCGGGGAGTGA
- a CDS encoding MazG nucleotide pyrophosphohydrolase domain-containing protein — translation MTTATPRTPPEPAPSGLTLPALTERVEAVSALYARKFGIERDPDWFVLKLAEEMGELTQAYLMATGRTRPRAASEGEVPDGGRAALAAEVADVLAHLLLLARAQGIDVERAVAEKWLVWESEVGAAGTAGAPR, via the coding sequence ATGACCACCGCGACGCCGCGCACCCCGCCCGAGCCCGCGCCGTCGGGCCTGACGCTGCCCGCGCTCACCGAGCGCGTCGAGGCCGTGTCCGCGCTCTACGCGCGGAAGTTCGGGATCGAGCGCGACCCCGATTGGTTCGTGCTCAAGCTCGCCGAGGAGATGGGCGAGCTCACGCAGGCGTACCTCATGGCCACGGGTCGCACGCGGCCGCGCGCCGCGTCGGAGGGCGAGGTGCCCGACGGCGGACGGGCGGCGCTCGCGGCCGAGGTCGCCGACGTCCTCGCGCACCTGCTGCTGCTCGCGCGGGCCCAGGGGATCGACGTCGAACGCGCCGTGGCGGAGAAGTGGCTCGTGTGGGAGAGCGAGGTCGGCGCGGCCGGGACAGCCGGGGCGCCGAGATAG